A genome region from Dickeya chrysanthemi NCPPB 402 includes the following:
- the topA gene encoding type I DNA topoisomerase, which produces MGKALVIVESPAKAKTINKYLGNDYVVKSSVGHVRDLPTSGSGSASKKSAEANGEKAKKAVKKDERTALVNRMGVDPYRGWQAHYEILPGKEKVVSELKMLAQNADHVYLATDLDREGEAIAWHLREIIGGDEKRFSRVVFNEITKNAIRQAFENPGELNINRVNAQQARRFMDRVVGYMVSPLLWKKIARGLSAGRVQSVAVRLVVEREREIKAFVPEEYWELHADLLANVETALQMQVTHHHGKPFRPVNQAQTQAAVSLLEKASYVVNEREDKPTSSKPGAPFITSTLQQAASTRLGFGVKKTMMMAQRLYEAGHITYMRTDSTNLSQDALAMARDYIQGEFGQRYLPDAPNLYTSKENSQEAHEAIRPSDVNVLADQLKDMEADAQKLYQLIWRQFVACQMTPAQYDSTTLVVSAADYQLRAKGRTLRFDGWTKVMPALRKSDEDRTLPAVEVGQSLSLEKLLPSQHFTKPPARYSEASLVKELEKRGIGRPSTYAAIISTIQDRGYVRVENRRFYAEKMGEIVTDRLEDNFRELMNYDFTARMENRLDLVANSQAEWKAVLDEFFAEFSQQLETAELEPDEGGMKPNQMVLTSIDCPTCGRKMGIRTASTGVFLGCSGYALPPKERCKTTINLIPEAEVLNVLEGDEAETNALRARRRCSKCGTAMDSYLIDNQRKLHVCGNNPSCDGYEIEQGEFRLKGYDGPVVECEKCGSEMHLKMGRFGKYMACTSDSCGNTRKILRNGEVAPPKEDPVPLPELPCEKSDAYFVLRDGAAGVFLAANTFPKSRETRAPLVEELVRFRDRLPEKLRYLADAPVTDAQGNKTLVRFSRKTKQQYVSSEKEGKATGWSAFYVDNKWVESAR; this is translated from the coding sequence ATGGGTAAAGCTCTCGTTATCGTCGAGTCCCCGGCAAAGGCCAAAACGATTAATAAGTACCTTGGCAATGACTACGTGGTGAAATCCAGCGTGGGGCATGTCCGCGACTTGCCGACCAGCGGTTCGGGTTCCGCGAGCAAGAAAAGCGCTGAAGCCAATGGCGAGAAAGCGAAAAAAGCGGTCAAGAAAGATGAGAGGACCGCGCTGGTTAACCGTATGGGGGTGGATCCTTACCGCGGTTGGCAAGCCCATTATGAGATCCTGCCCGGCAAGGAAAAAGTGGTTTCGGAACTGAAAATGCTGGCGCAAAACGCGGATCACGTCTATCTCGCAACCGACCTTGACCGCGAAGGGGAAGCCATCGCGTGGCACCTGCGGGAAATTATTGGTGGGGATGAAAAACGCTTCAGTCGCGTGGTGTTCAACGAAATCACCAAGAATGCGATTCGTCAGGCGTTCGAGAATCCGGGCGAGTTGAACATCAACCGTGTCAACGCTCAGCAGGCGCGCCGTTTCATGGATCGCGTGGTGGGATACATGGTATCGCCATTGCTGTGGAAAAAGATCGCCCGAGGTTTGTCTGCCGGACGTGTACAGTCGGTTGCAGTGCGCCTGGTGGTGGAGCGCGAGCGTGAAATCAAAGCGTTTGTGCCGGAAGAGTACTGGGAATTGCATGCCGATCTGCTGGCGAATGTCGAAACGGCGTTGCAGATGCAGGTGACGCATCATCATGGTAAACCTTTCCGGCCGGTGAATCAGGCGCAGACGCAAGCCGCGGTCAGCCTGCTGGAGAAAGCCAGCTATGTGGTGAACGAGCGGGAAGACAAGCCGACCAGCAGCAAACCGGGCGCGCCGTTTATTACATCGACATTGCAACAGGCCGCCAGTACACGTCTCGGGTTTGGGGTGAAAAAAACCATGATGATGGCGCAGCGATTGTATGAAGCCGGCCACATCACCTATATGCGTACCGACTCAACTAACCTGAGTCAGGATGCGCTGGCGATGGCGCGTGATTATATCCAGGGCGAATTTGGTCAACGCTACCTGCCGGATGCGCCGAATCTCTATACCAGCAAGGAAAATTCACAGGAAGCGCACGAAGCGATCCGTCCTTCCGACGTCAACGTACTGGCTGACCAGCTCAAAGACATGGAAGCCGATGCGCAGAAACTGTATCAACTGATCTGGCGCCAGTTCGTCGCGTGTCAGATGACGCCGGCGCAGTATGACTCCACTACGCTGGTAGTGAGTGCGGCGGATTATCAACTGCGTGCCAAAGGGCGTACTCTGCGCTTTGACGGCTGGACCAAGGTGATGCCTGCGTTGCGTAAGAGCGATGAAGATCGGACCTTGCCGGCTGTGGAGGTAGGGCAATCGTTATCTCTGGAAAAATTGTTGCCCAGTCAGCACTTTACCAAGCCGCCGGCCCGTTACAGCGAAGCGTCGCTGGTGAAAGAACTGGAAAAACGCGGTATCGGCCGTCCTTCTACCTATGCCGCCATCATCTCTACGATTCAGGATCGTGGCTATGTGCGGGTGGAAAATCGTCGTTTCTATGCGGAAAAAATGGGAGAAATCGTCACGGATCGTCTGGAGGATAACTTCCGCGAGCTGATGAACTACGATTTTACCGCTCGTATGGAGAACCGCCTCGACCTGGTCGCCAACAGCCAGGCGGAATGGAAAGCCGTACTGGATGAGTTCTTCGCCGAGTTCAGCCAGCAACTGGAAACCGCCGAGCTGGAGCCGGACGAAGGCGGGATGAAGCCGAACCAGATGGTGCTGACCAGCATTGATTGTCCGACTTGTGGTCGCAAAATGGGCATTAGAACCGCCAGTACCGGTGTATTCCTGGGGTGTTCCGGGTATGCATTGCCGCCGAAAGAGCGCTGCAAAACCACCATCAACCTGATCCCGGAAGCGGAAGTGTTGAACGTGCTGGAAGGCGATGAGGCGGAAACCAACGCATTGCGTGCTCGTCGTCGTTGTTCGAAGTGCGGTACGGCGATGGACAGCTATCTGATTGATAACCAGCGCAAGCTACATGTTTGTGGTAATAACCCATCTTGCGACGGCTACGAGATAGAACAAGGCGAATTCCGGCTTAAGGGTTATGACGGCCCGGTGGTGGAATGTGAGAAGTGCGGTTCGGAAATGCACCTGAAAATGGGGCGTTTCGGTAAATACATGGCTTGTACCAGCGACAGTTGCGGCAATACCCGCAAAATTCTGCGTAATGGTGAAGTCGCGCCGCCGAAAGAAGACCCGGTGCCGCTGCCTGAATTGCCGTGTGAAAAATCCGATGCGTATTTTGTACTGCGTGACGGTGCGGCGGGGGTATTCCTGGCCGCCAACACCTTCCCGAAATCACGCGAAACCCGCGCGCCGTTGGTGGAAGAGCTGGTGCGCTTCCGTGATCGCTTGCCGGAAAAACTGCGTTATCTGGCTGATGCGCCGGTCACTGACGCGCAAGGCAATAAAACGCTGGTTCGGTTTAGCCGCAAAACCAAGCAGCAGTACGTCTCCTCGGAAAAAGAGGGTAAAGCGACCGGATGGTCGGCGTTCTATGTTGATAATAAATGGGTAGAGAGTGCCCGTTGA
- a CDS encoding YciN family protein: MSVFTHINEEKTPISREALLQEANTLIQNHDDYLHGMVADAVEQKNGVLVFRGEYFLDSEGLPTQKTTAVFNMFKHLAQVLSEKYQLVD, translated from the coding sequence ATGTCTGTTTTTACACATATAAATGAAGAAAAAACGCCGATCAGCCGTGAAGCATTACTGCAAGAAGCGAACACGTTGATTCAGAATCATGACGACTACCTGCATGGCATGGTTGCCGATGCAGTAGAACAAAAGAACGGCGTTCTGGTATTCCGCGGTGAATACTTTCTCGACAGCGAGGGATTACCCACGCAGAAAACGACGGCGGTGTTCAATATGTTCAAACACCTGGCGCAAGTGT